The DNA window TGAAGAAGCCGGTCGCCAAGCCCTCTCTGATTGAAAGGGCGTAGTCGATGTAAGCGGCTGTGCCGCCTTTCTCCTCCAGCTCATAGATATTCACCGGCAGCGCGCCTGCCGCGGTGTAGAAGTGCTGGCCGAGAAGCAGATAATCCAGCCGCCCCGGCTTAAGCAGGCTCTCGTAATACTCCAGACTGTCAGGGCAGTACTCGATCTCCAGGCCGGAACAGATGGAG is part of the Anaerotignum faecicola genome and encodes:
- a CDS encoding histidinol-phosphatase, coding for SICSGLEIEYCPDSLEYYESLLKPGRLDYLLLGQHFYTAAGALPVNIYELEEKGGTAAYIDYALSIREGLATGFFKVLAHPDVIFINDLAWDENCSRACEIIVEAAQVSGAVLELNANGIRRGMREYCDGVRYP